In the genome of Paraburkholderia azotifigens, the window CTGCGAATCAGGAAGTGCTGACCGTGCCAACGCTCGACGCCAAGCTCGCCGCGCAGATGCGGGGCCTCGGCGTGGGCACGGTGCCCGAATGTATCGCCGCAGGGCCGTTGAATCGCGGGCAACTCGTGCGCAAGGAAGTCTGCGGCATGCGCAACGTCACGCACTTCTATCTGGCCTGGCGCGACGACGAAGCGGGCAAGGCGCTGCGCTGGTGGGTCGATCAGCTCGACCGGCACGATCTGATCGACGACGTCGCGCAACGGCGCGCCGCCATGGGTTGAACGCCGCGCCCGGCGCGCTAGGCGTACTTGTGCGGCGGCGTGAAGCTCAGAAGACGCGTCGCCGTATCGGCACGCCGGCGCTCGCCGGATGCGCCCGCCGGCTTCTGCGTCAGCCCTTTTACCTGCATCAGCAATTGCCCCGCAGCCTTGAAGTCGTCGAGATCGCGGCCCTCGCATACATTCGCACATGCCGATTGCAGCAGTTGCGCAGCTTCCGTTTCGCGGCCCAGTCTGTGCCACAGCCGCGCAAGACTCGTCGCCGCGCGCAGTTGCAATGAGCGCGCGCCTTGCGCCGACGCCTCTTCGAGCGCGGCGACGAACCATGTCTCCGCATCGCGGGCAGCGTCGCTGTGGCTATCGATGGCCGCGCCGTCCGCGAGCAACAGCTCGCCGCGCAGACGCCGCAGTTCGGCGATGAGCCAGTAGTCGCCCGCCAGATCGCAACGCGCCAGTGCGCTATCGACGACCTGTTGCGCTTCGTCGCGACGGCCTGCGCGCATCAGCGCGACCGCGTACTGTGCGGCGAGCATCGCGAATGGCGCGCCGAATTTGAGCGCATCGAGTTCGCCCAGCGCCGCGCGAAAACTATCGAGGCTTTGCGCCGATACGTCGTCCAGTGAACGCCGACACGCGTCGAAGCAGCGCGCGGCCGCCTGCCACAACGTCAGCCGCGCGCGAGCCGACACGTCGCACAGCACTGCGATCGCGCGCCGCGCGCAGTCGCGTTTGCCCGACAGCAACGCGAGCGGCACCAGCGATTCGGCGAGGGTATAGCAGACGATCATCGCCTGATCCTTGCTGCATGCTTCGATCACGGCATCTTCGGCGAGCGCCAGCGCCTGCTCGCGCAGACCTTGCAGCCACAGCACGCGTGCGAGCGACGCGCGGCTCACGAGCACCTGATCCGCGAAATGTCCGGACGGCATCCGCGTGCGCAGACCGTCGGCCACTTCGAGCAGTTGCTCGAACGAAAGCCGTGCGCAGCGCTGATCGCCTGCGTAATGCGCAGCCACGCCCATCAGCCGGTAGCCGAGAATCGCGCCGCGCACATCGGCCACACCGTCGACGAAGGCCGTGTAGCGCCGCGCGTATTCGAGTGCGTCATGCACGGAGCCGGACGTCTGGCACGCGTTCCACATGCCCCACAACGCGCGCGCCTCGAAGGCTTCGTCCCCCGACGCAATCGCCGACGCCAAGACTTCCTTCCAGATCGCATGCGTCTCGGCACTGGGTCCATGTACGAGCACCAGAGACGCGCCGAGCGCCGCAAGCAGACGCAGCCTGGCGCGCATGCGCGACGACGCGTGAGAGGAGCCGCGAGCGGGCGCCAATGCTGCCAGCGCGCGCCGCGCCCATGCACAGCATTCGTCGATCAGCGACAGTTCGTAGAACAGAAAGACGGCATGGACGGGCAAGGTTTCGCGCAGCGCCTCGTCGCCGTCATCGGACAGCACCCACGTGAGCGCCGCGCGCACCTCGTCGAGCAGTTCAGGCATCCGGCTGCGCCAGCTTTCTCCAGCGGACTTTCCCGCTGCATCGCCGTCGATCAGCGCTGACAGATAACGCGCGTGATGCAGCGCGACCATGCGGTGCTCGCCGTTGTCGTCGAGCTTTTGCAGCGCGTACATGCGCGTCGTCTCGAGCAGGCGGAACGCGGCATGGCCCGGCTCCGTGCTCGCGACCACGAGTGACTTCTCGACCAGCGCGGCCATCGCCGCGACCACATCGAGTTCGCGCGTGATGTTGTCCGCCGCGACGGCAATCGCCGCTTCGAGCGGAAAGCGATCGGCAAACACGCCGATGCGGCGCAAGGTCTTGCGTTCGGCATCGTCGAGCAGCGCATGGCTCCAGTCGAGCGTAGCCTTGAGCGTCTGATGGCGCGGCAACGCGGTGCGCGTGCCGCCCGTCAACATGCCGAAGCGGTCGTCGAGATGCGCCGCGAGCGTATCGATGCCGAGCAGCGCCGCGCGCGCAGCCGCCAGCTCGATCGCGAGCGGAATGCCGTCGAGCCGCCGGCACACCATGCCCGTCACGTGAATGCTCGGCTCGTCGGCGGCGAAGCGCGCATCGATCGCGCGGGCACGCATCAGGAACAGGTTGACGGCGCTGCAGCGAAGCACCTGCGGCGTGTCGTCGTTCGGCTCGGGCACGTCTAGCGCGGGCACCCAGTACAAGGTCTCAGACGGAATGCGCAACGGCTCGCGGCTGGTCGACAGCACGCGCAGTTGCGGACATGCCGACAGCAGGTGATGCGCGAGCCGCGCAGCGGCATCGACGACATGCTCGCAGCTGTCGAGCACGATCAGCATGCGGCGCCCGCCGATCGTCTCGACGATGCGCTCGCGCGTCGCAGCGCGGCCTTCGGGATGCACGCCGAGCACGGATGCGAGCATCGCCAGTACGCTGCACGTATCCGACGCGGCACTCAGCGACACGCAATGAACGCCGCCCGGCGCCTGCTCCAGCAGCCGGCGCGCAACTTCGATCGCCACGCGCGTCTTGCCGATGCCTCCCGAACCGAGCAACGTCACGTGACGCGACGCGCCGAGCGCATCGCACACGTGCGCAATCGCTTCATCGCGTCCGACCAGCGCGGAACTGTACGCAGGCAGGTTGTGCGGCACGGCCATGTGGCGTTCGGTATGCGAAGCCGAAGCGCCGCCCGTTTGCCGCACGGCCGACGCGCCACGCACGAGCCGGTAGCCGCGCCCCGCAACCGTCTTGATCAGGTCGCGGCTTTCGCCGAGCAGCTTGCGCAGCGCCGACATGTGCACCTGAAGATTGTTGTCGCCGACCACCGTTTCGGGCCACACGCGCTCCAGGATCGTTTCTTTCGACACAAGCCCGCCTTGCGCCTCGATCAGCAATTCGAGTATGTCGAAGGCACGATTACTGATGCGTACCGTCTTTCCGTCGACGCGTGCTTCACGGCGCGCAAGATCGATGTCGAGCGGTCCAATGTGGATCATGAGCGGATGGCGCAGGCATACGCGGGCAACGCTTCATGGCGTGCGTTGCCGGATGGGAACAGACAGGAATCGCTGATTGAGCTGGGCAAGATGCGCATGCGGCATACCGGTTGATGTGCTTGGCAGTCTAGAACGGCACATCGATTGCATGGGTGGAAAAATCCGAACGATCCATTCGAAAATTTTGAAGTCGTCGCACGAGCATCCGGTGAGACAGCCCGCATGTCCGCGCAGGTGTGCCCGCAGTGTGCCCGTTACGCGCGAACGTCATCGACGAGCACGAGCTTCGAGCCCGTGTTGATCAGGAACGCGTTGATGGAGCCTTGCACGGGCGGCTGCAGGAACTCGCGCTCGAGGTCGCGCTGGATATCCGCTTTCGATACGCCTTGCACGACAGTATCGACTGGAAAAGGATGCGTGCCGTCCGACAGCGCCGTCACTTCCAGATCGCCGAGCGTCATACGGTGGAAGCCGGGCGCTTGCGCGTCCGCTTTCGGCGCAGCAGCGAGCACGTCGGCGGACAAGGCTGCGCCGCACACGCACAGCACCAGCAGACAGGCGCGCAGCCGCGCCGCGCGCCACGCAGAAAGACTCGTCATGGGTTTGCTCTCACTCGCTTCGATATGCGCCGAAGCATAGCGAGTCCCACGCACATCGGCCGCTAATTGTTCTTAAATGTTCTGTGCGGCCGTGCTGTATTGGGCGAGGTACGCGTGAATCTGGCTCACGACGGCCGCGCCGTCGCCGACCGCCGACGCCACGCGCTTGGTCGATTCGGAGCGTACGTCGCCGACCGCGAACATGCCGGGCAGACTCGTTTCGAGCGGATAGTGAATGCCCATATCGACGTGCGTCTGCATGCGCCGCGCAAAGCCCGTCACGACGAAGCCCCGGCTGTCGAGCTCGACGCCGCTCGACGCGAGCCAGTCGGTCTTCGGATCCGCGCCGATGAACAGAAACAGATGACGCGTTTCGATGATTTCGCCGGCCTCGCCTTCGCGGCGCACATGAACGTGCGTCAGCCCTGCTTCATCGCCTTCGAGCGCTTTCAACGTGCAGCGCGTGCACACCGATACGTTGGGCAACGAGCCGATCCGGTCGATCAGATACTTCGACATGCTCGCGTTCAGATCCGCGCCACGAATCAGCACGCGGATGCTGCGAGCGAAGTTGGCGAGAAACACGGTAGCCTGGCCCGCCGAGTTGCCGCCGCCCATCAGCACGATGTCCTGGCCTTTGACGAGCTTGGCCTCGATGGGCGATGCCCAGTAGTACGTGCCGCGTCCTTCGTAACGGTCGAACTCGGCGACGACGGGCTTCCGGTAGGCCGCGCCGCTCGCCACGACGAGCGTGCGCGCGCTGACGCGCTGGCCGTCCATCAGCGTCAGCGCATAGACGCCCTCCTGCGCGTCGACGTTCATCACCTTCCCGGGTATCGCCAGATGTGCGCCGAACTTCAGGGCCTGCTGGAACGCGCGCGCCGCGAGCGCCTGGCCCGAGATGCCCGTCGGAAAGCCCAGATAGTTCTCGATGCGCGAACTCGCACCCGCCTGTCCGCCCGGCGCGCGCTGGTCGAACACGGCGACGGACAGACCTTCCGTGGCCGCATACACGGCCGCCGCGAGTCCCGCAGGCCCGGCGCCGACGATGGCCACGTCATACACGTGCGAGCGCTCGAAGGTCGGCACCAGACCGAGGCACGACGCGAGTTGCGCTTCATCCGGCGCGCGCAGCACGGAGCCGTTCGGGCAGAACACGAGCGGGAAGTCGTCGGGGCCCGTCGTCATGTCCGACAGCAGCGTCACGGCTTCGGCGTCGTGGCGTGCGTCGATGACCATCGCGGGATACGCATTGCGCCGCAAAAAGCCCTGCAGCCGGACGAGCCGTGCATCGTCGCCATTGCCGACGATGATCGGCCCGAGCCCCTGCTCGATCAGACCGAGCCGGCGCAAAATCAGCGCGCGCATGATGTGCTCGCCGAGTTGCGCATCGGCGACGATCAACGCCCGCAGCTTTTCCGGCGAGACGACGAGTGTGTCGCAGTCCGTCAACGCAACGCCGTCGATCAATGCAGGCTTGCCCGACAGTTGCGCCATCTCCGCCATGAAGTGGCCGTCGTCGTGCTCCGTCACGAGCGTGGAGCGGCCGAAGCTGTCGCGCGAAAAGATCCGCACGCGTCCGTGCAGCAGCACGAACAGGCCGAGCGCGACGCGGCCCGTTTCGAAGATCAGCTCGCCTGCCTTGAACGACATCGGCTGCGCGAAGCGGCGCAGGCTGGCGATCTCCATGGCGGACAGGCGGGGAAACATCTGATGCTGGCGAAACTCCAGCGACGAATAGGGCATGCCCAGATCCGTCGTTGCCGCGTCGGGCAGATTGGGAAGAAGAGCCGGGGTGTTCATCGATCGACCTTGACTGAATGTTCTGACGTCGCGGGCGCGGCTAGTTGGGCCATTCCGATCCCAGCACGAGCCCGCAGAAATTGAGGCGCCGGTAGTCCGGGTCCCATCGGTCGAGCACGTCCGCGTTGACCGTGCCGAACGTCGTTTCGGGACGATGCTCCATGCCGCGCGCGTACGCTTCGATCAGCTTCGTCTTGAAGCCGCGTTCGCGCGGAAACGCCTGCACGATGGCGTCGCGCTGCTGCGCGGTGAACTCGTAGTAGCGCGCGCCGCGCACATCCATCTGCACGCCTGCGCCGACGAGCGCCACGAGCGCGGACATGTGATCGGGGATGCCGGGCGTAGTGTGCAGCGCGATGGCATTCCATACGTCCGTAGCCGCGTAATCGTCGACACCCTGCGCGAGCAGAAACTCGCGTGCCTCGTTCGCGCTGTCGATCTCGAAGCGGTTCGGCGAGCGGTTAAAGCGCGGATTCAGACCGACGTTATGAAACAGCATGCCGACGTAGAGCAGATTCGCATCGAATTCGAGCGCCTCCCTGAAACCCATCAGTGCAGCGAACAGAAACGCGCGCAGCGCGTGATGCAACAACAGTTCGGGTTCGATGCCGCGTACATGCTCGAATGCGGCCCGGGCCAGCGCGGAATCGGGTAGCTCCACGCCGGCAATGTTCTTGTTCATCCTGACTCCTCCGCGCCGGACAATACCCCGGCGATGTGCTCCCGTGCAGCCGGCTCTTCCGGCGCATCGTGCAGCGTAGCAATACGGAGTAGAGAATACTTTGCCGGGTCATTAAAAAACCTTAATAAGCGCGGTGAAATTTCCCTGCTGCGCGTTCAGCCACGTGTTGCGCTTTCCGGCGCTTCCCGCCATTTCGTGCCGTTTTCGTGCCGCTTTCGCGCCGATCCCCCGCTCGACATGCGCATAACATCGCGCGATGCGCGCCGCGAAACAGATCGCGCTTTCACTAAACACGTTGCTGCATGCGATCCGTACGGCGGCGGCGCGCCGGTATCCCGCCTTTAAATTTCCTGAAGCGCACGCGGTGCGGCGCCGATCAGGCTTACGCGCGGCGTCGGGCACTCTGGTTGCGTCCAGCGCAATGCGGGATTGCGGCGCAGACGGATTCAGCCAACCGCGCGCAACGGATAAGGTGTCTGCATCCGTACTCATTCGTTGCGTCCCGCAACGCTCAGGAGAGCAACATGAAACATCCGTCGTATCCGCGAGCCGTCGTGATCGGCGGCTCGCTCGGCGGCCTGTTCGCAGCGACGTCTTTGCGCGCGGCCGGGTGGCAGGTCGACGTCTTCGAAAGCTCGCCGAACCAGCTCGACATGCGCGGCGGCGGCATCGTTCTGCAAGCCGACGTGCTGCACGCGGTCCGCTACGCAGGCGTCGCGCTGCCGAACCCCGCCGGCGTGCGCTCCCGCGAGCGCATCTATCTGGACCGCGACGACAGCATCGTCGAGCGGCTCGACATGCCGCAGACCCAGACCGCGTGGAGCCTGCTATATCGCGCAATGAAAGAGGCGTTGCCCGCCCAATCGTTGCATGCGGGAGAAACCTTCATCGACTTCGAGCAGGACGGCGACGAGGTGATCGCCCGTTTCGAAAGCGGGCGCACCGAACGGGCCGATCTGCTGGTCGGCGCCGACGGCATCCGCTCGTCGCTCAGGCAACGCCTGTTGCCCGACGTGACGCCCGCGTATGCGGGCTACGTCGCGTGGCGCGGACTCGTGCCGGAACTCGAATTGCCCGTGCACGCCGCCGGCATGCTGCGCGAGCGCTTCGCGTTTCAGCATGGCGCAGGCCATTCGGCGCTCGCGTATCTGATTCCCGGCGAACGGGACGAGACGCGCGCCGGCGAGCGGCGCTGGAACTGGGTCTGGTACCGGCGCTACGGCCACGATGTGCTGAAGGAGTTGCTGGTCGACCGTTACGGCGTCGCGCGCACGCGTTCGCTGCCGCCCGGCATGATGAAGCAGACCGACATCGACCAGCTGCGCAACGACGCGCAGGCCGGACTCGGGCCGACGTTCCGCGCGCTCGTCGAATCGACGGAGCATCCCTTCATGCAGCCGATCGTCGATCTGCGCGCGCCACAGATGGTGTTCGGACGCGCGGTGCTGATCGGCGACGCCGCCGCCGTGCCCCGTCCTCACACGGCGGGCAGCACGGCGAAAGCCGCCGCGAATGCGCATTCGCTTGCACTCGCGCTCGATCTCGCGAACGGCGACGCGCTGTCGATCGATGCACGCCTCGCGCGCTGGGAGACGCAGCAGTTGCAGCGCGCCAGGCAGATGACCGATCTCGGCATCTCGCTCGGCAAGCGGCTGATGACCGCGGTCGTGCCGCCTTCACAACGTTTTAGCGCGGCTTCAGGAAATTCCACGCCGACCTCGATACGCTAGACCTGTTCATGCGGGGACATGCTGCCCCGCCACAGCCCCGGAGGAACGTTCCGTGACACGTGTGTCAATGATACGCAGGCCTGTCGTGCTGGCGATGGCTGGCGTCGCGATCGCGGCCGCGCTCGCCGTCGCCGCGTTGCTGATATCGAAGCGGGCCATCGCGCCCGTCAGCCCGCCGCCGCCTTCGTCGTTCGACAGCCAGACGAAGCTGGCGGGCGCACGCGTGGTCGCACTCGGCGACTGCATCGTGTGTCACACCGCGAAAGGCGGCAAGCCGTTTGCGGGCGGCCTGCCCCTCGCGACGCCGTTCGGCACGATCTACGCGACCAATATCACGCCCGATGCCGACACGGGCATCGGCAACTGGTCGCTCGAAGCCTTCACGCGCGCGATCCGGAACGGCGTGTCGCGCGACGGGCATCTGCTGTATCCGGCGTTTCCGTACATCCACTTCACACACATGTCCGACTCGGACATCGCCGCAGCCTACGCGTATCTGATGACGCGCGAACCCGTGAAGGCGACGGCGCCCGCGAACGCGCTGATATTCCCGCTGAACTTCAGACCGCTGCTCGCGTTCTGGAACGCGCTGTTTCTGCGCCCCGGCGAGCAGCAGACCGAGGCATCGAAAGATGCTGAATGGAATCGCGGCCGCCTGCTCGTCAACGGACTCGGGCACTGTGCATCGTGTCATTCGCCCCTCAACGTGATCGGCGGCGAGCAGCCCGGACAAGCTTTCGACGGCGGCGTGGTCGACGGCTGGGACGCGCCCGCGCTCAACACGCTGAACGCCGCGCCGAAGCCGTGGACGAAGCAGCAATTGGTCACCTATCTGCGCACCGGCCGCGCGAGCGAACACGGCGCGGCGGCAGGTCCGATGCTGCCTGTGACGCGCGATCTCGCGACGGTCCCCGCCGAAGACGTCGAAGCGATCGCCGCGTACCTCCTCTCGCTGCAGAAGCCCGTTGCGTCATCGAACGCGCCGCGTGCGGTCCGGGCCAGCGCCGCGCCGCTCACGGCGGCGCAGCAGCGTGGCGCGACGCTGTTCGCCGCATCGTGCGCGCAGTGTCACGGCAATGCGTCGCCGATGCAGTCGCCCGGCCAGCGCCCGACCCTCGCCTTCAGCACCGCCGTCAACGCCGGCACGCCACGCAACGCGATCCAGATGGTGCTGGGCGGCATCGCGTGGCATGGCGAGGACACGATCAACTACATGCCCGCTTTCGGCGATGTCTACAGCAACGAACAGATCGCCGATCTGCTGTCGTACGTGCGCGCCACTTACTCGCAGCACAGCGCGTGGACGGATGTCGAAGCGACCGTGGCCAAGGTCAGAAAGGAGAATGACGCGCGATGATCCACCTCACTGTGAACGGCGTGCAGCACGCACTCGATATCGACCCGTCGACACCGCTTCTCTACGCGCTGCGCAACGAACTCGGCCTGCACGGCGCGAAGTTCGGCTGCGGCCTCGGACAATGCGGCGCGTGCACGGTGATGGTCGACGGCAAGGCGACGTTTTCATGCCTGATTCCTGTGTCGTCGATCGGCGCGCGGCCCGTGCGGACCATCGAAAGCCTTGGTACCGCACAGCGTCCGGGCGCGCTTCAGCAGGCCTTCGTCGAACATCAGGCGGCGCAATGCGGGTACTGCATCGCGGGCATGATCATGCGCGCGCAGGCGCTGCTGGAGCGCAACCCGCGCCCTACGGAAGCCGAACTTCGCGAGCACATGGAGCCGAATCTGTGCCGCTGCGGCACGCACATGCGCATTCTCGCGGCGATTCGCCAGGTCGCGCATCTGAGCGGCAGCGATACGGGCGCACACGGGGACACGCAATGAGCCACGCAGACGATTTCGACGAAGACCGACGGCGCTTCATGGTGTCCGGCGCGCTCGTCGTGAGCTTCAGCCTGTTTCCCGGCGCGCGGGCCCTCGCGCAACAGGTGATCGCCGACGAAGGCGCTGCCGTGCACATCGCCAGGGAAACCCAGGCGCTCGCGGGCAGCCTGAAGACCAATCCGTTTCTCGATGCATGGATCAAGATCGATCCCGCGGGCAAGGTCACGGTCTACACGGGCAAGGTCGAACTCGGCACGGGCGTGCGCACCGCGCTGCTGCAAATCGCAGCCGAAGAACTGGACATGGCGCCCGCGCTGATCACGTTCCTCACGGCAGACACGGGCGCCTCGCCCGACGAAGGCCTCACGGCGGGCAGCCACACGATCGCCGACAGCGGCACGGCGCTGCTGAACGCCGCCGCGCAGGTGCGCGGCCTGCTGGTCGATGCCGCAGCGAAAAACCTGCATGTCGACCGCGCGAAGCTGACCACGCGCGACGCCGTGATCCACGCACCCGACGGCCGCACGCTCACTTACGGCGATGCCGTGAAGCTCGTCGATCTGCACCGGATGGCCTCGCCCGTCTCGCCGCTGAAGGATCCGAAGTCTTTCTTCGTGATCGGCAAGTCGCTGCCGCGCGTCGACATTCCCGCCAAGGTGACGGGTGGCGCGAGCTATGTGCAGGACATGTCGCTGCCGAACATGGTGCATGCGCGCGTCGTGTTGCCGCCCGTGTACGAAGCGAAGCTCGTGCGCGACAACGCCGCGCAAATCATGACGATGCCCGGCGTGCTCAAGGTCTACAGGAATGGCAGCGTGCTCGCAGTGGTTGCGCGCGGCGAATGGCAGGCAGTGGCGGCACAGCGCGCGCTCGCAGCGGGCAGCGAGTGGAGCGCGGGCCGCGCATTGCCCGACCCCGCTACCGTCCATCGCGATCTCGAGAAGCTCTGCACGCAGCACATCGAAATCGCCAGCACGCATGCGCAGGAAGCCACGCCGGCGGCCGTCAAAACGCTGGATGCGCGCTATTCGAAGCGCTACATGCTGCACGGCTCGATCGGTCCTTCGTGTGCAATCGCTTCGTTCGACAATGGTCATATGACGGTGTGGACGCACTCACAAGGCGTCTATCCGCTGCGCGACGCGCTCGCCGAGATGCTGTCGATGCCGAAGGACACCGTGCGCTGCGTTCACGTCGAAGGCTCGGGCTGCTACGGCCACAACGGCGCCGACGACGTCGCCGCGCACGCCGCGCTGATCGCGCGCGACATGCCCGGCCATCCCGTGCGCGTGCAATGGATGCGCGAGCAGGAGCACACGTGGGACCACTTCACGCCCGCGATGGTCACGCAGGCGCGCGCGTCGCTGGATTCGACGGGCCGCATCGTCGACTGGGATTACGCGCTGTGGAGCAGCTCGCATAACGAGCGCATCGTCGACGCGGGGCGGCTCGTGCCCGCGACGATGCTCGCCAGTCCGTTCGAGCCCGCGCCTTCCGTGCCGATGGTGCAACCCGAAGGCGGCGGCGACCGCAATGCGATTCCGCTGTACACGTTCGCGAACGTGCACGTGATGAACAACTTCTCGCCGACCATGCCGCTGCATACGTCGGCGATGCGCTCGCTCGGCGCGCACATGAACGTGTTTTCGATCGAGAGCTTCATGGATGAACTGGCGCTCGCTGCACATACCGACCCCGTCGCGTTCCGCCTGAAGCATATGCAAGACCCACGCGCTCGCGACGTGATTCAACTCGCCGCGCAGAAGTTCGGCTGGCCGCGTCCGCCGCGCAAGCCAAATCACGGGGTCGGCTTTGCATTCGGCAAATACAAGAACCTGATGGCCTATGTGGCGATGGCCGTCGAGGTTTCCGTGGTGCGCGAGACGGGACAGGTCGTACTCGAACGTGCCGAAGTCGCCGTGGATTCCGGACAGATCGTCAATCCCGACGGCATACGCAATCAGATTGAAGGCGGCGTCATGCAGTCGGCGAGCTGGACGCTGTACGAGCAACTGCAATTCGACACGCAGCGCATCCGCAGCTTCGACTGGAGCAGCTATCCGATCCTGCGTTTCTCCGCCGTGCCGCGCAGTCTCAACGTGCATCTGATCGACCGCCCCGGCGCGCCGTTTCTCGGCGCCGCCGAAGCAGCGATGGGCCCGACGGCGGGCGCGCTCGCCAATGCGCTGTTCGACGCGACGGGTTATCGGGCGCGCGAGATGCCGCTGGCGGGCGAGGGCCTGCGCAGGCAGATCGATGCATAGAATCGCTTACGCATGCCTTGCAGCACGCCCGAATGCAAACCGTTGAACCCGTGGACCTATACCAACGTATGAGGACGTGACTACTTGGATTAAACAGACGTCCCAACGTACGATGGTCCAATCGTTCGCCTCGATCTATCTTTCTCTCAAGCGGCAAAGCGTCATCTTCCGCATCGAGAAAACGGATCAGACAGCACGAGGTGAACGGTTCCATGGACAAGATCTTGAGCATGCGCATTTTCTCGCGCGTCGTCGAGTCGGGCAGCTTCAGCGCCGTCGCAGAGCACATGAACTGCAGCACGGGCAGCGTATCGCGCGCCGTGTCGTCGCTCGAAGACCAGTTGCAGGCGCGGCTCCTGCAACGCACGACGCGCAAGATATCGCTGACCGAACCCGGCGAGCGCTACTACCAGAAGTGCAAGAAGATCCTCGCGGATCTCGAGGACGCCGAGGCCGAAGCGGGCGACGCCCACACCTGCGCACGGGGCACGCTGCGCATTCATTGCGTGACCGACCTCGGGCTCGCGCAGTTGACGCACTCGATCATGGAGTACCGCAAGCGCTTTCCCGCCGTGTCGGTGCAGCTGAAGTTCCTGCCGCGCATGGCGAATCTGCTCGAAGACGACGTGGATGTGTCGATCGTGTCGGCGCCGGCGCTGCCCGACTCGCGCAACGTCTGCAAGCTGATCGGACATTGCGAGCGCGTGCTCGTCGCGTCGCCCGCCTTTCTTCAGACGCATCGGATCGAAAGTGCAAGCGATCTCGACGAATATGCGCTGACGCCCGTGCCGTTC includes:
- a CDS encoding LysR family transcriptional regulator; the protein is MDKILSMRIFSRVVESGSFSAVAEHMNCSTGSVSRAVSSLEDQLQARLLQRTTRKISLTEPGERYYQKCKKILADLEDAEAEAGDAHTCARGTLRIHCVTDLGLAQLTHSIMEYRKRFPAVSVQLKFLPRMANLLEDDVDVSIVSAPALPDSRNVCKLIGHCERVLVASPAFLQTHRIESASDLDEYALTPVPFRVEPSDHHVKLSLVRSTSQEAAGQFVINDTEATRIATLAGAGVAALPVHCVIDDIRDGRLVQLFPESRLQNSGVFAVYSSRHHIDAKIKTFIDFLTSHLRAALDSRLLNEHTQQTFSRLARVVENA
- a CDS encoding xanthine dehydrogenase family protein molybdopterin-binding subunit — its product is MSHADDFDEDRRRFMVSGALVVSFSLFPGARALAQQVIADEGAAVHIARETQALAGSLKTNPFLDAWIKIDPAGKVTVYTGKVELGTGVRTALLQIAAEELDMAPALITFLTADTGASPDEGLTAGSHTIADSGTALLNAAAQVRGLLVDAAAKNLHVDRAKLTTRDAVIHAPDGRTLTYGDAVKLVDLHRMASPVSPLKDPKSFFVIGKSLPRVDIPAKVTGGASYVQDMSLPNMVHARVVLPPVYEAKLVRDNAAQIMTMPGVLKVYRNGSVLAVVARGEWQAVAAQRALAAGSEWSAGRALPDPATVHRDLEKLCTQHIEIASTHAQEATPAAVKTLDARYSKRYMLHGSIGPSCAIASFDNGHMTVWTHSQGVYPLRDALAEMLSMPKDTVRCVHVEGSGCYGHNGADDVAAHAALIARDMPGHPVRVQWMREQEHTWDHFTPAMVTQARASLDSTGRIVDWDYALWSSSHNERIVDAGRLVPATMLASPFEPAPSVPMVQPEGGGDRNAIPLYTFANVHVMNNFSPTMPLHTSAMRSLGAHMNVFSIESFMDELALAAHTDPVAFRLKHMQDPRARDVIQLAAQKFGWPRPPRKPNHGVGFAFGKYKNLMAYVAMAVEVSVVRETGQVVLERAEVAVDSGQIVNPDGIRNQIEGGVMQSASWTLYEQLQFDTQRIRSFDWSSYPILRFSAVPRSLNVHLIDRPGAPFLGAAEAAMGPTAGALANALFDATGYRAREMPLAGEGLRRQIDA